The Candidatus Cloacimonadota bacterium genome includes a region encoding these proteins:
- a CDS encoding 50S ribosomal protein L32 has protein sequence MAVPKRKTSKSRRDKRRTHYKAEMPTISTCSNCGEPVQPHNICKKCGFYNGKKIISIEE, from the coding sequence ATGGCTGTTCCAAAAAGAAAAACTTCAAAATCAAGAAGGGATAAAAGAAGAACACATTATAAGGCAGAAATGCCAACAATTTCAACCTGTTCGAATTGCGGAGAACCGGTCCAACCACATAATATTTGTAAGAAATGCGGATTTTATAACGGTAAAAAAATAATCTCGATAGAAGAATAA